GAATTTTTTCCAGAGAGAAAGATACTATCTGATATTTTTTCAACAACAGGTTTTGTCGAATTAAAAGCAGTGATATCGGGTATATGTTTTTTTGATTTTGAAGTGCCGCAGGAACCCATCAAGCTTAAAAAACCGATAAGGAAGAAATAAAAAATTCGGCTTTTCATGATTCAATTATTCAGATGCTTTTTTAATTTTTGCCAGCAGATATTCTTTTCCTACAATTTCAGAGCAAGTTATGACCGCTCCAACCGTAACACCCAAGACACCATGCATATTAATACTTTGGCCTGTAAGATAAAGATTTTCTACCTTAGTTTTAGCAGGAATCATAGTTTTCATCGGATTATTTGAATCTTTAACATATCCGTACATATTTCCACTGTCTCCACCAATATAATCACGATAAGAAAGCGGGGTAGAAGTATGAACCGATTTTATACAGTCTTTAATTCCAGGAAATTTCTTTTCAACTTCTTCTAAAAATTTTGCCGCTTTTTTAGCTTTGAATTCGTCATAACTTTCCCCTCTATCATTCTCTTCAAAAGTGGTGTTAAAAGTATTTTCCCAAACTTTGACATCATCATATTTCATATAAGTCAAAAACGTCATTCCGTCTGCCCATTCTTCATTTTTTTTCGAAGGATTCATAGAAGCCATAAAGGTTTTTGGCCATGAATTTTCGTCATAATCATAAGAACTCCAAACATCATCAGTACTTTTAAAATGGTAATAATTATGATTAATGTATTTAAAAGTTTTGGGCTTAAAAACGATATACAAACTGAAAGCAGAGAGTACGCTTTCAAGATTTTGAATTCTATTGAAAAACGGTTTTCTGAAATTTTCCTGACCCGCCATTTTCAAAGTCGTTTTTGGTTCGATGTTTGAAATAAAATACGTTCCAGAAACTTCAGTTCCGTCTTTCATTTTAACCGAATTTACCTTTTGGTTTTCGACTTCAATTTTGGTGACTTCTTTGTGTTTGAAAAACTCGCCGCCATATTTTTTTAATTGTTTCAGCAGTTGTTTGGTAATCTGACTTCCGCCATTTACGCATCGCCATGAACTTTCGATATACGAGTTGACTACAAGCGCATGAACGTAAAAAGGCGATTTATCTGGAATTCCAGCATATAGAAAATTGGATCCCGCGAGAACAGCTTTTAGTTTTTCATTTTTAGTAAAAGAATCGATGGTTTCTTTCGCGTTAAGCGCTAAAATTTCATCATCATATTTTCCTTCCGATTCTAGATTGTAAAGCGGAAATGCTTTGCAGACCTCCTTTATCTTTTGACAGTAGTTCCAGAGGTTTTCTTTTTCTTCGGGAAAGTAATTGGTTAATTGTTGAATGAAATTTTCGAAACCTTGTGCGTGCGGATATTCGGTTTGATCTTTATCAAAAGAAATAATATCAAAACCATTTTCGTCTAGTTTTTTCAGATTCAAATGATCCATTATTCCAATATATTTGAAATATTGATGAAGATTCTGGCCTTCGCCTAAACCTCCAATATAATG
The Flavobacterium humidisoli DNA segment above includes these coding regions:
- a CDS encoding phytoene desaturase family protein, with amino-acid sequence MKKQYDVVIIGSGLGGLVSAVILAKEGYSVCVLEKNNQYGGNLQTFVRDKTIFDTGIHYIGGLGEGQNLHQYFKYIGIMDHLNLKKLDENGFDIISFDKDQTEYPHAQGFENFIQQLTNYFPEEKENLWNYCQKIKEVCKAFPLYNLESEGKYDDEILALNAKETIDSFTKNEKLKAVLAGSNFLYAGIPDKSPFYVHALVVNSYIESSWRCVNGGSQITKQLLKQLKKYGGEFFKHKEVTKIEVENQKVNSVKMKDGTEVSGTYFISNIEPKTTLKMAGQENFRKPFFNRIQNLESVLSAFSLYIVFKPKTFKYINHNYYHFKSTDDVWSSYDYDENSWPKTFMASMNPSKKNEEWADGMTFLTYMKYDDVKVWENTFNTTFEENDRGESYDEFKAKKAAKFLEEVEKKFPGIKDCIKSVHTSTPLSYRDYIGGDSGNMYGYVKDSNNPMKTMIPAKTKVENLYLTGQSINMHGVLGVTVGAVITCSEIVGKEYLLAKIKKASE